The Selenihalanaerobacter shriftii genome has a segment encoding these proteins:
- the atpF gene encoding F0F1 ATP synthase subunit B → MVSLDWGLFWQIVNFFILLFLLIKYLYNPLTEVLDKRSNKIENSLSEAEREREKAKELKEKYESELANARQEAQEIINKSRQQGEEERTKIIQEANEEANRKIKKAEDEIKRTQKQAVAELRDEVATMSVLIAQKLIEKSIDKQAQQQIISEYINKLDGEKIGEVK, encoded by the coding sequence ATGGTAAGTCTTGATTGGGGATTATTTTGGCAAATAGTCAACTTCTTTATTTTGTTGTTTTTATTAATTAAGTATCTCTATAATCCACTTACAGAAGTCTTAGATAAGAGATCAAATAAAATTGAAAATTCATTATCAGAAGCTGAAAGAGAACGAGAGAAAGCCAAGGAATTAAAAGAAAAATATGAATCTGAATTGGCAAATGCTCGTCAAGAAGCTCAAGAAATTATAAATAAGTCACGTCAACAAGGAGAAGAAGAAAGAACAAAGATTATTCAAGAGGCTAATGAGGAAGCAAATAGAAAGATTAAAAAAGCCGAAGATGAAATCAAGAGAACTCAAAAACAGGCTGTGGCAGAGCTACGTGATGAGGTAGCTACTATGTCTGTTTTAATTGCTCAGAAATTAATTGAGAAATCAATTGACAAGCAAGCTCAACAGCAAATTATAAGTGAGTATATTAATAAATTAGATGGTGAAAAGATAGGTGAGGTTAAATGA
- the atpE gene encoding ATP synthase F0 subunit C: MALDANTVISAASALGAGIAMIAGIGSGIGQGYAAGKATEAVARQPEAQGDITRTMLLGQAVAESTGIYALVIALVLVFANPFLG; this comes from the coding sequence ATGGCCTTAGATGCTAATACGGTCATTAGTGCTGCTTCTGCTTTAGGTGCAGGTATTGCTATGATTGCTGGTATTGGTTCTGGAATTGGTCAGGGTTATGCTGCTGGTAAAGCTACTGAAGCGGTAGCTAGACAGCCAGAAGCACAAGGTGACATCACTAGAACTATGCTTTTAGGTCAGGCGGTTGCAGAGTCTACTGGTATTTATGCTCTTGTTATCGCACTTGTTTTAGTATTCGCTAATCCGTTCCTTGGTTAA
- the atpB gene encoding F0F1 ATP synthase subunit A → MGAGPQVVLHLFGIPVTDTVVVSWVIMLVLWVFAISASKSIELVPSGTQNAAELFIEAIIDLIEGMMPDEGKRFLPLIATIALFIGLANLVGIIPLVPNPTADLNTTLGIALIVFVATHFYGLEEKGFTYIKEFTEPSIALLPLNLIGELAKPISLAFRLFGNMAGGGVILGIIAMFVPWVIPVPLMAWFDVFVGIIQAFIFTMLAIAYISVARG, encoded by the coding sequence TTGGGAGCTGGTCCACAGGTGGTATTACATTTATTTGGAATCCCAGTTACTGATACAGTGGTAGTTTCTTGGGTAATTATGTTAGTGTTATGGGTATTTGCTATCTCTGCTAGCAAGAGCATAGAATTGGTTCCAAGCGGGACTCAGAATGCAGCTGAGTTATTTATTGAAGCGATTATAGATTTGATTGAAGGTATGATGCCTGATGAAGGCAAAAGATTTTTACCTTTAATAGCCACTATTGCTTTATTTATAGGGCTTGCCAATTTGGTAGGAATAATTCCATTAGTACCCAATCCAACTGCTGATTTAAATACAACTTTAGGTATTGCTTTAATTGTTTTTGTGGCTACACATTTTTATGGGCTAGAGGAAAAAGGATTTACATATATAAAAGAGTTTACAGAACCATCAATTGCTTTATTACCACTTAATCTTATAGGTGAGCTAGCTAAACCTATTTCGCTCGCTTTCCGTTTGTTTGGTAATATGGCAGGGGGAGGAGTTATCTTAGGAATTATTGCTATGTTTGTGCCGTGGGTAATTCCTGTTCCATTAATGGCTTGGTTTGATGTATTTGTAGGTATAATTCAAGCTTTCATCTTTACGATGTTAGCTATTGCTTATATTTCTGTAGCTAGAGGATAA
- a CDS encoding ATP synthase subunit I: protein MQQAVRETEAEVRNKVLKVTGFVTIALALSLHTDWLLGYLFGTITSLLMFKLLAITVDEAIEKEFNGARALVLKRYIIRYLIYGVVLYVALQRSYLNLISMLVGLFMVKMVILGDSIYNKFKDYLDSLVEKNY from the coding sequence TTGCAGCAAGCAGTAAGAGAAACAGAAGCTGAAGTTAGAAATAAAGTATTAAAAGTAACAGGATTCGTTACCATTGCTTTAGCTTTAAGTTTACATACAGATTGGTTATTAGGATATTTATTTGGGACAATTACTTCTTTATTAATGTTTAAATTATTAGCAATCACTGTTGATGAAGCAATTGAAAAAGAATTTAACGGAGCTAGAGCACTGGTGCTTAAGAGATATATTATTCGTTATTTAATTTATGGAGTAGTGCTTTATGTAGCGTTACAAAGAAGTTATTTAAATTTAATAAGTATGCTTGTAGGTTTATTTATGGTTAAAATGGTGATTTTAGGTGATAGTATATATAACAAGTTTAAGGATTACTTAGATAGTTTAGTGGAAAAAAACTATTAA
- a CDS encoding AtpZ/AtpI family protein, giving the protein MLNKDDIKDILKMLSMVSQLGLIMVASIGIGFFIGRFIDRILNLTFIFTAIFIILGVLAGFWNIYKSIYSIFDKE; this is encoded by the coding sequence ATGTTAAATAAGGATGATATCAAAGATATCTTAAAGATGCTAAGTATGGTGAGCCAATTAGGATTGATTATGGTAGCTTCTATTGGTATTGGGTTTTTTATAGGCAGATTTATTGATAGAATTCTTAATTTAACTTTTATTTTTACAGCAATCTTCATAATTTTGGGAGTGCTGGCAGGATTCTGGAATATATACAAGAGCATTTATTCTATATTTGATAAGGAGTGA
- the wecB gene encoding non-hydrolyzing UDP-N-acetylglucosamine 2-epimerase: MKKIAIIFGTRPEAIKMAPVIKELKKCQDIKPLVITTAQHRELLDQVLELFHLKPDYDLDIMQTEQSLNQITIRILQQLDPILEKENPDMLLVHGDTTTTFVTSLAGYYNQLPIGHIEAGLRTYDKYRPFPEEMNRHLTGVLSDLHFAPTGDAKDNLLKEGIPEERIFVTGNTVIDALLKIFKGNYKFTSKVLNNIDFKKRKQILITAHRRENLGQPLIKICQAVKMILEQLSDVEVIFPVHPNPKVQRIVNESLGEESRVYLINPLSYNEFVNLMGRVDIILTDSGGIQEEAPSLGKPVLVLREKTERPEAVNAGTVRLVGHNSEQIINESIKLLNDEDVYSQMAQIKNPYGDGKAAKYIKEILITYFR, from the coding sequence ATTAAGAAGATAGCTATTATTTTTGGGACTAGACCAGAAGCAATTAAAATGGCACCGGTTATTAAAGAGTTAAAAAAATGTCAAGATATTAAACCATTAGTGATTACTACAGCTCAACATAGAGAATTATTAGATCAAGTATTGGAGTTGTTTCATCTTAAACCAGATTATGATCTTGATATTATGCAAACAGAACAGAGTCTAAATCAAATTACCATTAGAATATTGCAGCAACTAGATCCTATTTTAGAAAAAGAGAACCCTGATATGCTTTTAGTTCATGGGGATACAACAACTACCTTTGTTACTTCATTAGCTGGATATTATAATCAACTCCCTATTGGTCATATAGAGGCTGGTTTAAGAACATATGATAAGTATAGACCATTTCCTGAGGAGATGAATAGACATTTAACTGGAGTATTATCTGACCTTCACTTTGCACCAACCGGCGATGCAAAAGACAATCTTTTAAAAGAAGGTATACCAGAAGAAAGAATTTTTGTGACTGGTAATACAGTAATTGATGCTTTATTAAAAATATTCAAAGGAAATTATAAATTCACTAGTAAAGTATTAAATAATATTGATTTTAAGAAAAGAAAACAAATCTTAATAACAGCACATCGAAGAGAAAATTTAGGACAACCTTTAATTAAGATTTGTCAGGCGGTTAAAATGATTTTAGAACAATTATCAGACGTAGAGGTAATATTTCCTGTTCACCCTAATCCAAAGGTGCAGAGAATAGTTAATGAATCTCTAGGTGAAGAATCTAGAGTATATTTGATTAATCCTTTAAGCTACAATGAATTTGTTAATTTAATGGGTAGAGTGGATATTATTTTAACTGATTCTGGTGGTATTCAAGAAGAAGCACCGTCATTAGGTAAACCGGTTTTAGTCTTAAGAGAGAAAACTGAAAGACCTGAAGCTGTTAATGCTGGTACTGTTCGACTAGTAGGGCATAATAGCGAGCAAATTATTAATGAAAGTATTAAGTTGTTAAATGATGAAGATGTATATTCGCAAATGGCTCAAATAAAGAACCCTTATGGTGATGGAAAAGCAGCTAAATATATAAAAGAGATATTAATTACATATTTTAGATAA
- a CDS encoding glycosyltransferase family 4 protein codes for MLKYIVAFAIASLITYVSTPIVKKLAFLIGAVDEPNARRINKHPIPSLGGIAIYVGFVLSVMLLLEHDIKLVGIIASSTLILIVGLVDDIKGISPKSKFIWQIMAAIVLTSFGIKIQFITNPFGGILYLGKLSIPFTVLWLVAITNTVNLIDGLDGLAAGVSSIAALTLFAVAMQESEFIVMALAIAIAGACLGFLQHNFNPAQIFMGDTGSLFLGFLLATISVIGSLKGAAAMTLIIPILALGVPIFDTMFAIIRRHQKGKPIFKADKGHIHHRLLEFGLNHKQAVIVVYLVSISLGMVAIAINSASELQALLLLITIVVILLYGSYKLDIINLNSTNKNYENIS; via the coding sequence ATGTTAAAGTATATTGTTGCTTTTGCAATAGCATCCTTAATAACTTATGTTTCTACCCCTATAGTTAAAAAGTTAGCGTTTTTAATAGGAGCTGTAGATGAACCGAATGCTCGTCGAATAAATAAGCACCCAATTCCTAGTTTAGGTGGAATTGCTATCTATGTTGGTTTTGTATTGTCAGTAATGCTATTATTAGAGCATGATATAAAATTAGTTGGAATTATAGCAAGTAGTACTCTTATTTTAATTGTTGGCTTAGTTGATGACATAAAGGGTATTTCACCTAAAAGTAAATTCATATGGCAAATCATGGCTGCTATAGTACTGACATCATTCGGGATTAAGATTCAATTCATTACTAATCCTTTTGGTGGAATATTATATTTAGGAAAGTTAAGTATTCCTTTTACGGTATTATGGTTAGTGGCTATTACTAATACTGTTAATTTAATCGATGGCTTAGATGGATTAGCTGCAGGAGTTTCCAGTATAGCTGCTTTAACTTTATTTGCTGTAGCTATGCAGGAATCTGAATTTATAGTAATGGCTTTAGCTATTGCTATAGCAGGAGCTTGTTTAGGATTTTTGCAGCATAATTTCAATCCAGCTCAGATATTCATGGGGGATACTGGGTCGTTATTTTTAGGGTTTTTATTAGCCACGATTTCAGTTATTGGATCCTTAAAAGGGGCAGCAGCTATGACATTGATAATCCCTATATTGGCATTAGGTGTTCCAATTTTTGATACTATGTTTGCTATTATTAGGAGACATCAAAAAGGTAAGCCTATCTTTAAGGCTGATAAGGGTCATATCCATCATCGATTATTGGAGTTCGGTTTGAATCATAAACAGGCAGTAATAGTTGTATATTTGGTGAGCATATCTTTAGGGATGGTAGCTATTGCTATTAATAGTGCTTCGGAATTACAGGCTTTATTGCTTTTAATTACTATTGTTGTTATATTGCTTTATGGTTCTTATAAATTAGATATTATTAATTTGAATTCTACTAATAAGAATTATGAAAATATAAGTTGA
- a CDS encoding deoxycytidylate deaminase: MVLNKLEPNISDGRPSWDEYFMELTSVVAKRATCLRRKVGALLVKERRVLATGYNGAPSGLEHCGEVGCIRDDQEVPSGERHELCRGLHAEQNAIIQAALHGISIDGATLYCTHQPCVLCAKMIINAGVDRIVFGGSYPDELSLSMLKEAGIELEEFAN; the protein is encoded by the coding sequence ATGGTACTAAATAAATTAGAGCCTAATATTTCAGATGGTAGACCTAGCTGGGATGAATATTTTATGGAGCTAACTTCAGTAGTCGCTAAACGTGCTACTTGTTTACGTAGAAAGGTAGGAGCTCTTTTAGTTAAAGAAAGAAGGGTTTTAGCGACTGGTTATAATGGGGCTCCTAGTGGTTTAGAACATTGTGGAGAAGTAGGTTGTATTAGGGATGACCAAGAAGTTCCATCTGGAGAAAGGCATGAGCTTTGTCGTGGTTTGCATGCTGAGCAGAATGCAATTATTCAGGCAGCATTACATGGGATTTCTATTGATGGTGCTACTCTATATTGTACTCATCAACCTTGTGTACTTTGTGCTAAAATGATAATTAATGCCGGTGTGGATCGGATAGTATTTGGGGGTTCTTATCCTGATGAATTATCACTTAGCATGTTAAAGGAAGCGGGAATTGAACTAGAAGAGTTTGCTAATTAA
- the upp gene encoding uracil phosphoribosyltransferase: protein MSEVHIIDHPLIQHKLTHIRNKNTGAKEFRELVEEVSTLMAYEVTRHLPLKEIEVETPVIKAKSKVIAGKKLGIVPILRAGLGMVDGILKLIPTAKVGHVGLYRDPETLEPVEYYCKMPTDIEKRELIVVDPMLATGGSAEAGIQFVKDRGGKKIKFVCLIAAPEGVERIQKAHPDVDIYTASVDEKLNDHAYIVPGLGDAGDRLYGTK from the coding sequence ATGAGTGAAGTACACATTATTGATCATCCTTTAATTCAGCATAAGTTAACTCATATTCGTAATAAGAATACAGGGGCAAAAGAGTTTAGAGAATTAGTAGAAGAAGTATCAACTTTAATGGCCTATGAAGTAACTAGACACCTACCTTTAAAAGAAATTGAAGTAGAAACGCCGGTAATTAAAGCTAAATCTAAAGTTATTGCTGGTAAGAAATTAGGAATTGTACCAATTTTAAGGGCAGGTCTAGGGATGGTAGATGGTATTCTAAAATTAATCCCTACTGCTAAGGTAGGACACGTAGGACTATACCGTGATCCTGAAACATTAGAACCAGTGGAATATTACTGTAAAATGCCTACAGATATTGAAAAAAGAGAATTAATTGTGGTTGATCCTATGTTAGCTACAGGAGGTTCAGCAGAAGCAGGTATTCAGTTTGTTAAAGATAGAGGTGGCAAAAAGATAAAATTTGTTTGTTTAATTGCTGCTCCAGAAGGAGTAGAGAGGATCCAAAAAGCTCATCCTGATGTAGATATATATACTGCGTCAGTAGATGAAAAATTAAATGATCACGCATATATTGTTCCAGGTTTAGGCGATGCTGGGGATAGGCTTTATGGTACTAAATAA
- the glyA gene encoding serine hydroxymethyltransferase, whose amino-acid sequence MEEIKRTDSEIADVIQKEEKRQRSHLELIASENFVSEAVLEAMGTVLTNKYAEGYPGARYYGGCKHVDVAEELAIKRAKKLFGADHANLQPHSGSQANAAVYFTALESGDTVLGMDLSHGGHLTHGSKVNFSGKQFNFISYGVNKETERIDYDQLLELAKEHQPKLIVAGASAYSRKLDFAKFREVADEVGAYLMVDMAHIAGLVAAGLHPNPVPYAEFVTTTTHKTLRGPRGGMIFCKEEFAKGIDKAIFPGIQGGPLMHVIAAKAVALKEALEPEFNDYQQQIIDNAKVLSEEIKAGGYRLVSGGTDNHLMLINLTDKDITGLAAEEALDKVGITVNKNTVPFETRSPKVTSGIRIGTPAVTTRGMKEAAMKKIAKFIVKILNNPNNKKVKEEVRAELKELVIKFPLHKK is encoded by the coding sequence ATGGAAGAGATAAAAAGAACAGATTCTGAAATAGCGGATGTTATCCAAAAAGAAGAGAAGAGACAGAGAAGTCATTTAGAACTAATAGCATCGGAAAATTTTGTTAGTGAAGCAGTACTAGAAGCTATGGGGACTGTTTTAACTAATAAGTATGCTGAAGGATATCCAGGAGCTAGGTATTATGGTGGATGTAAGCATGTAGATGTAGCTGAAGAATTGGCTATAAAGCGAGCTAAGAAATTATTTGGAGCAGACCATGCTAATCTCCAACCGCATTCAGGTTCCCAAGCTAATGCAGCTGTTTATTTTACTGCTTTAGAATCTGGAGATACAGTTTTAGGTATGGACTTATCCCATGGTGGACATTTAACTCATGGAAGTAAAGTGAATTTTTCAGGAAAGCAATTCAACTTTATTTCGTATGGAGTGAATAAAGAGACTGAAAGAATAGATTACGATCAACTTTTAGAATTAGCTAAAGAACATCAACCAAAATTGATTGTAGCCGGAGCTAGTGCTTATTCACGAAAGTTAGATTTTGCTAAATTTAGAGAAGTTGCTGATGAGGTAGGAGCTTATTTAATGGTAGATATGGCTCACATCGCTGGCTTAGTAGCAGCAGGATTACATCCTAATCCAGTACCTTATGCAGAATTTGTAACTACTACTACTCATAAGACTTTAAGAGGGCCAAGAGGCGGAATGATTTTTTGTAAAGAAGAGTTTGCTAAAGGTATAGATAAAGCTATATTCCCAGGGATTCAGGGCGGTCCTTTGATGCATGTGATTGCTGCTAAAGCTGTTGCACTCAAGGAAGCATTAGAGCCAGAGTTTAATGATTATCAACAACAGATTATAGATAACGCTAAAGTTTTATCTGAAGAAATTAAAGCAGGTGGTTATAGATTGGTCTCTGGAGGTACGGATAATCATTTAATGCTAATTAACTTGACTGATAAAGATATTACTGGTCTAGCAGCAGAAGAGGCTTTAGATAAAGTAGGAATTACAGTTAATAAGAATACAGTTCCTTTTGAGACTAGAAGTCCAAAGGTTACTAGTGGAATTAGAATAGGTACTCCAGCTGTTACTACTCGAGGAATGAAAGAAGCAGCAATGAAGAAAATTGCTAAATTTATTGTTAAAATTTTAAATAATCCAAATAATAAGAAGGTAAAAGAAGAAGTTAGAGCAGAATTAAAAGAATTAGTTATTAAATTTCCATTACATAAAAAATAA
- the rpiB gene encoding ribose 5-phosphate isomerase B, with protein sequence MKVALGSDHGGYEIKEEVKTYLEEVGIKYKDFGTYSTESVDYPDVATPVAKAVSNEEFDRGVLICGTGIGMSITANKFKGVRAALCHDLFSAKATRSHNDSNVLTMGERVIGKGLALEIVKVWLETEFDGGRHLRRINKITEVRD encoded by the coding sequence ATGAAAGTAGCATTAGGAAGTGATCATGGAGGATATGAAATAAAAGAAGAAGTAAAAACTTATTTAGAAGAAGTAGGAATTAAATATAAGGATTTTGGAACTTATTCTACAGAATCAGTTGATTATCCAGATGTTGCTACTCCAGTAGCAAAGGCAGTGTCCAACGAAGAGTTTGATAGAGGAGTTTTAATCTGTGGGACAGGCATTGGGATGTCAATTACTGCTAATAAATTTAAAGGAGTTAGAGCAGCATTATGCCACGATTTATTTTCAGCCAAGGCAACAAGGAGTCATAATGATTCTAATGTGTTGACTATGGGTGAAAGGGTTATAGGTAAAGGTTTAGCATTGGAGATAGTTAAAGTTTGGTTAGAGACAGAATTTGATGGTGGAAGACATTTAAGGAGAATTAATAAGATTACAGAGGTTAGAGATTAA
- a CDS encoding low molecular weight protein arginine phosphatase, with protein METKILFVCTGNTCRSSMAEYIFNHLANNEKYEVESAGISAIEGATVSAQAEQVMGEKGIDISDHEAQKINEELIEEVDLILTMTHQHKNSILNMVPESRRKIFTLKEFVENTEKLEETTEELQKLYSQINQTRENFLEENGVKIERLRKRHKELMQEIGEVEDELNRLEEKLSKKVNKDKRELKRLQSEVQDLDISDPFGQPVSIYRQCAKEIQDYIELAIKKLEDF; from the coding sequence GTGGAAACTAAAATCTTATTTGTTTGTACTGGAAATACTTGTCGAAGTAGCATGGCAGAGTATATATTTAATCATTTAGCTAATAATGAAAAATACGAGGTTGAATCGGCTGGAATTTCAGCTATTGAAGGTGCAACTGTATCTGCCCAAGCTGAACAAGTGATGGGTGAGAAAGGAATAGATATTTCTGATCATGAAGCACAAAAAATAAATGAAGAGTTAATAGAAGAAGTAGATTTAATATTAACTATGACTCATCAACATAAGAATTCTATTTTAAATATGGTACCAGAGAGTAGAAGGAAGATATTCACTTTAAAAGAATTTGTAGAAAATACAGAGAAGTTAGAAGAGACAACTGAAGAATTGCAAAAATTATATAGTCAGATTAATCAAACAAGGGAGAATTTTTTAGAAGAAAATGGTGTTAAGATTGAACGATTAAGAAAGAGACATAAAGAATTAATGCAAGAAATTGGAGAAGTTGAGGATGAATTAAACAGATTAGAAGAGAAATTATCTAAAAAAGTTAATAAGGATAAAAGAGAACTAAAAAGATTGCAAAGTGAAGTGCAGGATTTAGATATTAGTGATCCTTTTGGACAGCCTGTTTCTATTTATCGTCAATGTGCTAAAGAGATCCAAGATTATATTGAATTAGCAATTAAAAAGTTAGAGGATTTTTAG
- a CDS encoding L-threonylcarbamoyladenylate synthase has translation MEFLKGTKIFKVNDSNAILECSNILREGGVVAFPTETVYGLGANALDSKAVKRIFKAKGRPADNPLIVHIADLKQLNDLVTKIPKEVKLLSQKFWPGPLTLVLKKEDVVPEITTGGLDTVAIRLPGHDVALNLLQKSQLPIAAPSANLSGRPSPTTAQHVIADLAGRIEAVIDGGPTGIGVESTVISLVEEPPTLLRPGGITYEELKDLLGEVDIDSAVEAEIEDENRLALSPGMKYKHYSPDAEVLVIEGQRTKIANEIMTLTDQYLEEGLNVGVMATKENSDSYTKSQVKVMGNRSNLMEISSNIFRLLREFDEMEVDIILVEGLSTIGLGLAIMNRLRKAAGYQIINV, from the coding sequence ATGGAATTTTTAAAAGGGACAAAGATATTTAAAGTAAATGATTCTAATGCTATACTAGAGTGTAGTAATATTCTAAGAGAAGGGGGAGTAGTGGCTTTCCCCACTGAAACAGTATACGGTTTAGGAGCTAATGCTTTAGATTCTAAGGCAGTAAAGAGAATATTTAAAGCAAAGGGAAGACCAGCAGATAACCCGTTAATAGTACATATAGCAGATTTAAAACAATTAAATGACTTAGTAACAAAAATCCCTAAAGAAGTTAAATTATTAAGCCAAAAATTTTGGCCAGGGCCCTTAACTTTAGTTTTAAAGAAAGAGGATGTAGTACCTGAAATAACTACAGGTGGACTAGATACAGTGGCTATTAGACTTCCAGGTCATGATGTAGCATTAAATTTATTACAGAAAAGTCAGCTACCGATAGCTGCTCCTAGTGCTAATCTTTCTGGCCGTCCGAGCCCTACTACAGCTCAACATGTTATTGCAGATTTAGCAGGAAGGATTGAAGCTGTTATCGATGGAGGACCAACAGGAATAGGAGTGGAATCAACAGTAATTAGCTTAGTAGAAGAACCTCCCACTTTATTAAGACCAGGGGGGATAACTTATGAAGAGCTTAAAGATCTATTAGGAGAAGTTGATATCGATTCAGCAGTAGAAGCTGAAATAGAGGATGAAAATAGGCTAGCGTTATCTCCAGGGATGAAGTATAAACATTATTCCCCAGATGCTGAAGTTTTAGTAATAGAAGGGCAAAGAACTAAAATAGCTAATGAGATTATGACATTGACAGATCAATATTTAGAAGAAGGATTAAATGTAGGAGTTATGGCAACTAAAGAAAACTCAGATTCTTATACTAAAAGTCAGGTAAAAGTAATGGGGAATCGTAGTAACTTAATGGAAATAAGTTCCAATATTTTTAGACTATTAAGAGAATTTGATGAGATGGAAGTAGATATTATTCTGGTGGAGGGGTTATCTACTATAGGTCTAGGTTTAGCTATCATGAATAGATTAAGAAAAGCAGCTGGGTATCAAATAATTAATGTTTAG
- a CDS encoding ArsB/NhaD family transporter, protein MEDAMLATIIFSGTYWFIITEKLHKATIALFGAALMVLFKILTQEEAFHYVDFNTIGLLIGMMIIVAITKRTGLFQYLAIKAAKSANGDPVKILVSFSIVTAISSALLDNVTTVLLMAPVTLLITDSLEVNPTPYLITQILASNIGGTATLIGDPPNIMIGSATDLGFLDFVINLAPVVIVIFVVIILILKKLYGKDLSVSEDIKRKISEFDEDKALQDKQLLIKSIVVLGITILGFAFHQTLGLESAIIALFGASLLLVLSNLDPEKVLEDVEWPTIFFFGGLFVIVGGLEAVGIIEEIAYQVMEFTQGDLVLMALLILWVSALASTVIDNIPFVATMIPIIKAMSEVGAGLETEPLWWALALGACLGGNGSLVGASANVVVAGIADKHDNPISFTNYLKVGFPLMLLMIVISSIYIYLRYLI, encoded by the coding sequence ATGGAAGATGCAATGTTAGCAACCATAATCTTCTCTGGAACTTATTGGTTTATAATTACAGAGAAGTTACACAAAGCAACTATTGCTCTATTTGGTGCTGCATTAATGGTGCTATTCAAGATTTTGACTCAAGAGGAAGCGTTTCATTATGTGGACTTTAATACTATTGGGCTTTTAATCGGAATGATGATTATTGTAGCTATTACTAAGAGGACAGGTCTTTTTCAGTATTTAGCTATTAAGGCAGCTAAATCAGCAAATGGTGACCCGGTCAAAATTTTAGTAAGTTTTTCTATAGTTACAGCGATTTCTTCAGCTTTATTAGATAATGTAACTACTGTTCTTTTAATGGCTCCGGTTACTTTGTTGATTACGGATTCTTTAGAGGTTAACCCTACTCCTTATCTTATTACACAGATATTAGCTTCAAATATTGGAGGAACAGCTACCTTAATCGGTGACCCTCCTAATATTATGATTGGGAGTGCAACAGATTTAGGGTTTTTAGATTTCGTAATTAATTTAGCTCCAGTAGTGATAGTTATTTTCGTAGTGATTATTCTTATTCTTAAAAAACTATATGGTAAAGATTTATCAGTCTCTGAAGATATTAAGAGAAAGATATCTGAATTTGATGAAGATAAAGCTTTACAAGATAAACAATTATTAATTAAATCAATTGTGGTGCTAGGTATAACAATTTTAGGTTTTGCTTTTCACCAAACGTTGGGATTAGAATCAGCTATAATAGCTCTTTTTGGAGCATCTTTACTTTTGGTTTTAAGTAATTTAGATCCAGAAAAGGTATTAGAGGATGTTGAATGGCCGACTATTTTCTTCTTTGGTGGATTATTTGTAATAGTAGGCGGTTTAGAAGCTGTAGGGATTATTGAAGAAATAGCTTATCAGGTCATGGAATTTACTCAAGGTGATTTAGTTTTAATGGCTTTATTAATATTATGGGTATCAGCTCTTGCCTCTACAGTTATTGATAATATTCCTTTTGTTGCTACTATGATTCCTATAATTAAAGCAATGTCTGAAGTAGGGGCTGGTCTTGAAACAGAACCGCTTTGGTGGGCTCTAGCTTTGGGAGCATGTTTAGGAGGAAATGGTTCACTAGTAGGAGCTTCAGCTAATGTAGTGGTAGCTGGAATAGCTGATAAGCATGATAATCCTATTTCATTTACTAATTATCTAAAAGTAGGTTTTCCTTTAATGCTACTGATGATAGTTATTTCATCAATTTATATCTATTTAAGATATTTAATTTAG